A genomic region of Janthinobacterium lividum contains the following coding sequences:
- the glcF gene encoding glycolate oxidase subunit GlcF gives MQTNLADFIKNTPAGDEAEAILRACVHCGFCTATCPTYQLLGDELDGPRGRIYLIKQVLEGAPVTAKTQTHLDRCLTCRNCESTCPSGVQYGRLVDIGRSVVEQRVQRPLRERALRFALKEALPRRWLFTPVYKAGQALRPLLSKSLQDKLRPGAAAGAWPARRHARTMLLLDGCVQPAMSPNINAATARVLDALGVQLIVAPKAGCCGALRHHLNDQEAALDDMRRNIDAWWPYVDCADSAEAIVMTASGCGATVKEYGHLLAHDAQYAEKARRIAALTRDLSEIMPAFEAELVALLKGRIGKKVAYHPPCTLQHGQQVRGKVEQVLRAVGVDVRLCADSHLCCGSAGTYSILQPALSQQLRDNKVANLEACEPEMIVSANIGCLSHLQSGTETPVRHWIELIDSALTPVK, from the coding sequence ATGCAAACCAATCTCGCCGATTTCATCAAGAATACGCCGGCAGGCGACGAAGCCGAAGCCATCCTGCGCGCCTGCGTGCATTGCGGCTTTTGCACGGCCACCTGTCCCACCTACCAGCTGCTGGGCGACGAACTCGATGGCCCGCGCGGGCGCATCTATCTGATCAAGCAAGTGCTCGAAGGCGCGCCCGTCACCGCCAAGACGCAGACGCACCTGGACCGCTGCCTGACCTGCCGCAACTGCGAGTCCACCTGTCCGTCCGGGGTGCAGTACGGGCGCCTGGTCGACATCGGGCGCAGCGTCGTCGAGCAGCGCGTGCAGCGGCCCTTGCGTGAACGGGCCTTGCGCTTCGCCCTGAAGGAAGCCTTGCCGCGCCGCTGGCTGTTTACGCCCGTGTACAAGGCGGGGCAGGCGCTGCGGCCGCTGCTGTCGAAAAGCTTGCAGGATAAATTGCGACCCGGCGCCGCCGCTGGCGCATGGCCGGCGCGCCGGCACGCGCGCACCATGCTGCTGCTCGACGGCTGCGTGCAGCCGGCCATGTCGCCGAACATCAACGCGGCCACGGCGCGCGTGCTCGACGCGCTTGGCGTGCAGCTGATCGTCGCGCCGAAGGCGGGCTGCTGCGGCGCGCTGCGCCATCACCTGAACGACCAGGAGGCGGCGCTGGACGACATGCGCCGCAATATCGACGCCTGGTGGCCCTACGTAGACTGCGCGGACAGCGCGGAAGCCATCGTCATGACGGCGTCCGGCTGCGGCGCCACGGTGAAGGAATATGGCCATCTGCTGGCGCACGATGCGCAGTATGCGGAGAAGGCGCGGCGTATCGCCGCACTGACGCGCGATTTGTCCGAGATCATGCCGGCCTTCGAAGCGGAACTGGTGGCGCTGCTGAAAGGACGCATCGGCAAAAAAGTGGCGTACCACCCGCCATGCACCCTGCAGCATGGCCAGCAGGTGCGCGGCAAGGTGGAGCAGGTCTTGCGCGCCGTCGGCGTCGACGTGCGCCTGTGCGCCGACAGCCATCTGTGCTGCGGTTCGGCGGGCACCTATTCGATCCTGCAGCCGGCACTGTCGCAGCAGCTGCGCGACAACAAGGTGGCGAACCTGGAAGCGTGCGAGCCGGAGATGATCGTGTCGGCGAATATCGGTTGCCTGAGCCACCTGCAGTCGGGCACGGAGACCCCCGTGCGGCACTGGATCGAATTGATCGACTCCGCCTTGACCCCGGTCAAATAG
- a CDS encoding DUF3455 domain-containing protein, whose amino-acid sequence MLATIAPRHTAPSLTVLCAALLVAACAPMSARYSQEQLPNAVKVPDGHQVAMQTVGVGKIAYECKAKKDMTGHEWVFVGPDAALNDRSGMQVGTYVGPPATWANLDGSKVTATQVAVAPAGAGNIPYQLVKANPATGSGAMQGVSYIQRVATSGGVAPSSPCGMESIGAKQWVPYQADYIFWKAA is encoded by the coding sequence ATGCTTGCCACCATCGCCCCACGTCATACCGCCCCTTCGCTCACCGTGCTGTGCGCCGCCCTGCTCGTGGCCGCCTGTGCCCCCATGAGTGCCCGCTATTCGCAGGAACAATTACCGAATGCCGTCAAGGTGCCCGATGGCCACCAGGTAGCCATGCAAACGGTGGGCGTGGGCAAGATCGCCTACGAATGCAAGGCCAAGAAAGACATGACGGGCCATGAATGGGTCTTCGTGGGCCCGGACGCGGCCCTGAACGACCGCAGCGGCATGCAGGTCGGCACGTATGTCGGCCCACCCGCCACCTGGGCCAACCTGGATGGCTCGAAAGTGACGGCGACGCAAGTGGCCGTGGCGCCGGCCGGCGCCGGCAACATTCCGTATCAGCTGGTGAAAGCCAACCCGGCCACGGGCAGCGGCGCCATGCAGGGCGTCAGCTACATCCAGCGCGTGGCCACCAGCGGTGGCGTGGCGCCAAGCAGCCCCTGCGGCATGGAAAGCATCGGCGCCAAACAATGGGTGCCCTATCAAGCCGACTACATTTTCTGGAAGGCCGCATAA
- a CDS encoding PilT/PilU family type 4a pilus ATPase, with amino-acid sequence MQTTHEHYGAMHALLAQMRARGGSDLFITAGFPPAIKLDGKLTLLAGGALDAQQSAGYVRAVMNERQAAEFASSREANFAISPDGLGRFRVSAFVQMGQAGMVLRLINTAIPTLDGLGLPSILQDIVMSKRGLVIMVGATGCGKSTTLAAMVGHRNAHSHGHIITIEDPVEFIHPHGNCIVTQREVGVDTDDWATALKNTLRQAPDVIQIGEIRDRDTMDHAIAFAETGHLCLATLHANNANQALDRIINFFPEERRQQLLMDLSLNLKGMISQRLIPSKEGGGRKAALEILLNSPLMSDLIFKGHVHEIKELMKKSREHGMQTFDQALFDLHEGGAISYEDALRNADSVNDLRLTIKLKGATAPEPPPQTGATKLGLL; translated from the coding sequence ATGCAGACGACGCACGAACACTATGGCGCCATGCACGCGCTGCTGGCGCAGATGCGCGCACGGGGCGGCTCGGACCTGTTCATCACGGCCGGCTTTCCGCCCGCCATCAAGCTCGACGGCAAGCTGACGCTGCTGGCGGGAGGCGCGCTCGACGCGCAGCAATCGGCCGGCTACGTGCGCGCCGTCATGAACGAACGCCAGGCGGCCGAATTCGCGTCCAGCCGCGAAGCCAATTTCGCCATCAGCCCGGACGGTCTCGGACGTTTCCGCGTATCCGCCTTCGTGCAGATGGGCCAGGCAGGCATGGTCTTGCGCTTGATCAATACCGCCATTCCCACACTCGATGGGCTGGGTTTGCCCTCCATCCTGCAAGACATCGTGATGAGCAAGCGGGGCCTCGTCATCATGGTGGGCGCCACGGGCTGCGGCAAGTCGACCACGCTGGCGGCCATGGTGGGCCACCGCAACGCGCACAGCCACGGCCACATCATCACCATCGAAGACCCCGTGGAATTCATCCATCCGCACGGCAACTGCATCGTCACCCAGCGCGAAGTGGGCGTCGATACGGACGACTGGGCCACGGCCCTGAAAAACACCCTGCGCCAGGCGCCCGACGTGATACAGATCGGCGAAATACGCGACCGCGACACCATGGACCACGCCATCGCGTTTGCCGAGACGGGCCATCTGTGCCTGGCGACCTTGCACGCGAACAACGCCAACCAGGCGCTGGACCGCATCATCAATTTCTTCCCCGAAGAGCGGCGCCAGCAATTGCTGATGGACCTGTCGCTCAATTTGAAGGGCATGATTTCGCAGCGCTTGATCCCCAGCAAGGAAGGCGGCGGGCGCAAGGCGGCGCTGGAAATCCTGCTCAACTCACCGCTGATGAGCGACCTGATCTTCAAGGGCCATGTGCACGAGATCAAGGAACTGATGAAAAAATCGCGCGAGCATGGCATGCAAACCTTCGACCAGGCCCTGTTCGACCTGCACGAAGGGGGCGCCATCAGCTATGAAGACGCGCTGCGCAATGCGGACTCCGTCAACGACCTGCGCCTGACGATCAAACTCAAGGGCGCAACGGCGCCGGAACCGCCCCCGCAAACGGGCGCCACCAAACTGGGACTCCTCTGA
- a CDS encoding YggS family pyridoxal phosphate-dependent enzyme, translated as MSTIEQNLQAVRDSIAQAAADAQRAPADVTLLAVSKTFGADAVLAAMRAGQAAFGENYLQEALDKIAFVKEAAPQQAPAWHFIGPIQSNKTRPIAEHFDWVHTVEREKIAARLSEQRPAGLPDLNICLQVNISGEASKSGVTPAELPALARAVAQLPRLRLRGLMAIPEPETDLALQRLAFAQLRALYEQLKAEGLALDTLSMGMSADLRAAVLEGATIVRVGSAIFGSRNYS; from the coding sequence ATGTCCACAATCGAACAGAACTTGCAAGCCGTGCGCGACAGTATTGCGCAGGCCGCCGCTGACGCGCAGCGCGCGCCGGCCGACGTGACCCTGCTGGCCGTCTCGAAGACCTTCGGCGCGGATGCCGTGCTGGCAGCCATGCGCGCGGGCCAGGCGGCGTTTGGCGAAAACTATCTGCAGGAAGCGCTCGACAAGATTGCCTTTGTGAAGGAAGCCGCACCGCAGCAAGCCCCGGCCTGGCATTTCATCGGCCCCATCCAGAGCAACAAGACGCGCCCCATCGCCGAGCATTTCGACTGGGTGCACACGGTGGAACGGGAAAAGATCGCCGCACGCCTGTCCGAACAGCGCCCGGCAGGCTTGCCGGACCTGAATATCTGCCTGCAAGTCAATATCAGTGGCGAGGCCAGCAAGAGCGGCGTGACGCCGGCCGAATTGCCAGCGCTGGCGCGCGCCGTGGCGCAGCTGCCGCGCTTGCGTTTGCGCGGCCTGATGGCCATTCCCGAGCCGGAAACGGATCTCGCCCTGCAACGCCTTGCGTTTGCGCAATTGCGCGCGCTGTACGAACAATTGAAGGCCGAAGGGCTGGCGCTCGATACCTTGTCGATGGGCATGTCGGCCGACTTGCGCGCCGCCGTGCTCGAGGGCGCCACCATCGTGCGCGTGGGCAGCGCCATCTTCGGCTCCCGCAACTATTCCTAA
- the proC gene encoding pyrroline-5-carboxylate reductase has protein sequence MTTELNIAFVGGGNMAAALIAGLAGKLTLGGNIHVIDPHAPALEKLQAQFGVTTAASAGEALRGVDVIVLAVKPQSMREVAAQLLPFLDGDRAPLILSIAAGIRAQDLSRWLGDYPAIVRCMPNTPALIGMGITGMVASSGVSEEQKKMADAILRAVGQTVWLDDEAKIDPVTAVSGSGPAYVFYFIEAMQQAAAELGLTPEQGTQLAIATFTGAAQLAANSSEPVSLLRERVTSKGGTTYAALTSMEESGVKAAIVKGIKAAAQRGREMGDELSK, from the coding sequence ATGACGACAGAATTGAATATCGCCTTTGTAGGCGGCGGCAACATGGCGGCCGCCCTGATCGCGGGCCTGGCGGGCAAATTGACCCTGGGCGGCAATATCCACGTGATCGACCCGCACGCGCCGGCGCTGGAAAAACTGCAGGCGCAATTCGGCGTCACGACGGCGGCTTCCGCCGGCGAGGCATTGCGCGGCGTGGATGTGATCGTGCTGGCCGTGAAACCGCAAAGCATGCGCGAAGTGGCGGCCCAGTTGCTGCCTTTCCTCGACGGGGATAGGGCGCCATTGATCCTGTCGATCGCGGCCGGCATCCGCGCGCAGGACCTGTCGCGCTGGCTCGGCGACTACCCCGCCATCGTGCGCTGCATGCCGAATACGCCGGCCCTGATCGGCATGGGTATCACGGGCATGGTGGCCAGCAGCGGCGTGAGCGAGGAACAGAAGAAGATGGCGGACGCCATCCTGCGCGCCGTTGGCCAGACCGTCTGGCTCGATGACGAAGCCAAGATCGACCCCGTCACGGCCGTGTCGGGCAGCGGTCCCGCCTATGTGTTTTACTTTATCGAGGCGATGCAGCAGGCGGCCGCCGAACTGGGCTTGACGCCCGAGCAGGGCACGCAGCTGGCGATTGCCACCTTTACGGGCGCCGCGCAACTGGCGGCCAATTCCAGCGAGCCCGTGTCCTTGCTGCGCGAGCGGGTCACGTCGAAGGGCGGTACGACGTATGCGGCACTCACCAGCATGGAAGAGAGCGGCGTGAAAGCGGCCATCGTCAAGGGCATCAAGGCGGCCGCGCAACGGGGGCGCGAGATGGGTGACGAGCTGTCGAAGTAA
- a CDS encoding DUF883 family protein: MSSIHTGKSSSDSILADADKARDKLVGDLKTVINEAEGWLDGAKDQTGENVKAVKDKFIATLETAKKDLIKLEEDLLERTKQAAKATDEYVQDNPWKAVGAGAVIGVLFGLLLSSSRR, translated from the coding sequence ATGAGCTCGATACATACCGGAAAATCCAGCAGCGACAGCATCCTCGCCGACGCCGACAAGGCCCGCGACAAACTGGTCGGCGACCTGAAAACCGTCATCAATGAAGCGGAAGGCTGGCTCGATGGCGCCAAGGATCAGACGGGCGAGAATGTCAAAGCCGTCAAGGACAAGTTCATCGCCACCCTGGAAACGGCCAAGAAAGACTTGATCAAGCTGGAAGAAGATTTGCTCGAACGTACCAAGCAGGCGGCCAAGGCCACCGATGAATACGTGCAGGACAATCCATGGAAAGCCGTGGGCGCGGGTGCCGTCATCGGCGTGCTGTTCGGCCTGCTGCTTTCCTCGTCACGCCGCTAG
- a CDS encoding putative bifunctional diguanylate cyclase/phosphodiesterase, with protein MGSYSRLFIPITFLILAVSAVRYHALLGTETALANARYQSDARQLDLFLANSVLPLAVHTDRHAMHDSVQQALRSALPLNRSLASVRWDTAGGHVEVLADNKLSDALADGVPAWFARLAGMAAIRSRLTVALPDGGDGILDLHYTPGRPLAQVWQRVREQAVLSTINIVLVFLLLGLILASHRKLLARLVQATDRFRDGNFAVRLAAGATPEAQAVSQSFNGMAGDIEELLTSLKTSQRQLGEQLNETVHMQQALQKLSWQNYNDVLTGLPNRAALAARFEQELFLARERQRLLAVCLFDLDHFQAINDRYGAEAGDEILKQVAGRLHAFTGQIHYAARLGGDEFVLLLCGQASIASIEQNITQLMQELSRPYHCDQQALHMTASVGIAVYAGKDLNTESLLRHADHAVYQAKLTGRNQYHFFDTNLDEEVRTHHNQRTEVRQALINGELRLYYQPKVNMRAGTVVGMEALLRWQHPRRGVLAPAQFLPLVEQTDLIIDIGEWVLRQALWQMQRWVACGKHWVVSVNIAARHFQQPDFVSRLETILGEFPGVRASMLELEILESSALHDIEDVRRIIRACQALGITFALDDFGTGYSSMSYLKRLPANIVKIDQSFVRNMLNDRDDLHLVRAVIGLARSFSLTVIAEGVESVEHGARLIQLGCDLAQGYGIARPMPADAVLEWANHFIPAPQWRIAQYNEVPI; from the coding sequence ATGGGTAGTTATTCCCGCCTCTTCATCCCTATTACCTTCCTGATACTCGCCGTTTCCGCTGTACGCTATCACGCCCTGCTGGGTACGGAAACGGCGCTGGCCAATGCGCGCTACCAGAGCGACGCCCGGCAACTCGACCTGTTCCTGGCCAATAGCGTGCTGCCGCTGGCCGTGCATACGGACCGGCATGCGATGCACGACAGCGTGCAGCAAGCGCTGCGCAGCGCCCTGCCACTGAACCGCAGCCTCGCCTCCGTGCGCTGGGATACGGCTGGCGGGCATGTCGAAGTGCTGGCTGACAACAAGCTGAGCGATGCGCTGGCCGACGGCGTGCCGGCGTGGTTTGCGCGCCTGGCGGGCATGGCGGCCATCCGCAGCCGCCTGACGGTGGCGTTGCCGGACGGCGGCGACGGCATCCTCGACCTGCACTACACGCCCGGCCGGCCCCTGGCCCAGGTGTGGCAAAGGGTGCGCGAGCAGGCCGTGCTCAGCACCATCAATATCGTCCTCGTCTTCCTCCTGCTGGGCTTGATCCTGGCGTCGCACCGCAAGCTGCTGGCGCGGCTTGTGCAAGCGACGGACCGCTTTCGCGATGGCAACTTCGCCGTGCGCCTGGCGGCTGGCGCCACGCCCGAGGCGCAAGCCGTGTCGCAGTCGTTCAACGGCATGGCCGGCGATATCGAAGAACTGCTGACCTCGCTGAAAACCAGCCAGCGCCAGCTGGGCGAACAGCTGAACGAAACCGTGCACATGCAGCAGGCGCTGCAAAAGCTGTCCTGGCAAAACTACAATGACGTGCTGACGGGTCTACCCAACCGTGCCGCGCTGGCCGCACGCTTCGAGCAGGAACTGTTCCTGGCGCGCGAACGCCAGCGCCTGCTGGCCGTCTGCCTGTTCGACCTCGACCATTTTCAGGCCATCAACGACCGCTACGGCGCAGAAGCGGGCGATGAAATCCTCAAGCAGGTGGCCGGACGCCTGCACGCCTTTACGGGCCAGATCCATTACGCGGCGCGCCTGGGCGGCGATGAATTCGTCCTGCTGCTGTGCGGCCAGGCCAGCATCGCCAGCATCGAACAGAACATCACCCAATTGATGCAGGAACTGAGCCGCCCCTATCATTGCGACCAGCAGGCGCTGCACATGACGGCCAGCGTCGGCATCGCCGTCTACGCGGGCAAGGACCTGAATACGGAAAGCCTGCTGCGCCACGCCGACCACGCCGTCTACCAGGCCAAGCTGACGGGGCGCAACCAGTATCACTTCTTCGATACCAATCTCGATGAGGAAGTGCGCACCCACCACAACCAGCGCACGGAAGTGCGCCAGGCCCTGATCAATGGCGAACTGCGGCTGTACTACCAGCCCAAGGTGAATATGCGCGCCGGCACGGTGGTGGGCATGGAAGCGCTGCTGCGCTGGCAGCATCCGCGCCGCGGCGTGCTGGCGCCCGCGCAATTCCTGCCGCTGGTGGAACAGACGGATTTGATCATCGACATCGGCGAATGGGTGCTGCGCCAAGCCCTGTGGCAGATGCAGCGCTGGGTCGCTTGCGGCAAGCACTGGGTGGTCAGCGTGAATATCGCGGCGCGCCACTTCCAGCAACCGGACTTCGTCTCGCGCCTGGAAACCATCCTCGGCGAATTTCCCGGCGTGCGCGCCAGCATGCTGGAACTGGAAATCCTCGAATCGTCGGCCCTGCACGACATCGAAGACGTGCGCCGCATCATCCGCGCCTGCCAGGCGCTGGGCATCACGTTCGCGCTCGACGATTTTGGCACCGGCTACTCGTCGATGTCGTATCTGAAACGCCTGCCGGCGAATATCGTCAAGATCGACCAGAGCTTCGTGCGCAACATGCTCAACGACCGCGATGACCTGCACCTGGTGCGCGCCGTCATCGGCCTGGCCCGTTCCTTCAGCTTGACGGTGATCGCCGAAGGCGTGGAAAGCGTCGAGCATGGCGCGCGCCTGATCCAGCTGGGCTGCGACCTGGCGCAAGGCTACGGCATCGCCCGCCCCATGCCGGCCGACGCCGTGCTGGAGTGGGCCAACCATTTCATCCCTGCGCCGCAATGGCGCATCGCGCAATACAACGAAGTGCCTATTTGA
- a CDS encoding type IV pilus twitching motility protein PilT, translated as MDISELLAFSVSNKASDLHLSSGLPPMIRVNGDVRRLNVAPLEHKEVHSMIYDIMNDSQRKAYEEALECDFSFEIPGLARFRVNAYNQERGASAVLRTIPSKVLTLEELNAPRIFGELAMRPRGLVLVTGPTGSGKSTTLAAMVNHVNERLNHHILTIEDPIEFVHEPKKCLINQREVGSHTHSFSNALRSALREDPDVILVGELRDLETIRLALTAAETGHLVFGTLHTSSAAKSIDRIIDVFPAEEKEMVRAMLSESLQAVISQNLLKTKDGAGRVAAHEIMLATPAVRNLIREAKVAQMYSAIQTGSNVGMQTLDQCLTDLVRRGTISAETARSAAKAPENFPG; from the coding sequence ATGGACATCTCCGAACTACTCGCTTTCTCCGTCAGCAACAAGGCTTCCGACTTGCACCTGTCTTCCGGCCTGCCGCCGATGATACGGGTCAACGGCGACGTGCGCCGCCTGAACGTGGCGCCGCTCGAGCACAAGGAAGTGCACAGCATGATCTACGACATCATGAACGACAGCCAGCGCAAGGCGTATGAAGAAGCGCTGGAATGCGATTTTTCGTTCGAGATTCCCGGCCTGGCCCGCTTCCGCGTCAACGCCTACAACCAGGAACGCGGTGCCTCGGCCGTGCTGCGCACGATTCCGTCGAAGGTGCTGACCCTGGAAGAACTCAACGCCCCGCGCATCTTCGGCGAGCTGGCCATGCGCCCGCGGGGACTCGTGCTGGTGACGGGCCCGACGGGCTCCGGCAAGTCGACCACCCTGGCGGCCATGGTGAACCACGTCAACGAGCGCCTGAACCACCATATATTGACCATCGAAGACCCGATCGAATTCGTGCATGAACCGAAGAAATGCCTGATCAACCAGCGCGAAGTGGGCTCGCACACGCATTCGTTCAGCAATGCGCTGCGCTCGGCCCTGCGCGAAGACCCCGACGTGATTTTGGTGGGCGAGTTGCGCGACCTGGAAACCATCCGCCTGGCGCTGACGGCGGCCGAGACGGGCCACCTCGTGTTCGGCACCCTGCATACCTCGTCGGCGGCGAAATCGATCGACCGCATCATCGACGTCTTCCCCGCCGAGGAAAAGGAAATGGTGCGCGCCATGCTGTCCGAATCCTTGCAAGCCGTCATTTCGCAGAACTTGCTGAAAACCAAGGATGGCGCGGGCCGCGTGGCCGCGCATGAAATCATGCTGGCCACGCCGGCCGTGCGCAACCTGATCCGCGAAGCAAAAGTGGCGCAAATGTATTCGGCCATCCAGACGGGCAGCAACGTGGGCATGCAGACCCTGGACCAGTGCCTCACCGACCTGGTGCGGCGCGGCACGATCTCGGCGGAAACAGCCCGCTCGGCCGCCAAGGCGCCTGAAAACTTCCCCGGATAA
- a CDS encoding anti-sigma factor domain-containing protein: MINSDEELHRLASEYVLGTLALAERAEVERRLPRDAALRDAVDAWEQRLLPLTTLAPPETPSEQLWPRISASLFTPKAVQQAGGWQAWWNSLAFWRLLAGGGLVATAVLAVLVSVQLQAPGGPGYLVVLVAPQDKSPGWIVQAGGRGGKNRDLSLIPLGPTKVPQQKALQFWTKGKDWGAPVSLGLVKPGQSLKLTLDKLPPLQADQLFEITLEPEAGSPTGRPTGPILYIGRAVKVI, from the coding sequence ATGATCAACAGCGACGAGGAATTGCACAGGCTGGCCAGCGAATATGTGCTGGGCACCCTGGCACTGGCCGAACGCGCGGAAGTGGAACGGCGCTTGCCGCGCGATGCCGCCTTGCGCGACGCCGTCGATGCCTGGGAACAGCGCTTGCTGCCATTGACCACCCTGGCGCCGCCCGAAACGCCCTCGGAGCAACTGTGGCCGCGCATCAGCGCCAGCCTGTTCACGCCGAAAGCCGTGCAGCAGGCGGGCGGCTGGCAAGCGTGGTGGAACAGCCTGGCCTTCTGGAGACTGCTGGCCGGCGGCGGCCTGGTGGCGACAGCTGTGCTGGCCGTGCTGGTCAGCGTGCAGCTGCAAGCGCCAGGCGGACCCGGCTATCTGGTGGTGCTGGTGGCGCCGCAGGATAAATCGCCGGGCTGGATCGTGCAGGCTGGCGGACGCGGCGGCAAGAACCGCGACCTGAGCCTGATCCCTCTGGGTCCGACAAAGGTGCCGCAGCAAAAAGCCCTGCAATTCTGGACCAAGGGCAAGGATTGGGGCGCGCCCGTCTCGCTGGGCCTCGTCAAGCCGGGGCAAAGCCTCAAGTTGACCCTGGATAAGCTGCCGCCGCTGCAAGCCGATCAACTGTTTGAAATCACCCTGGAGCCGGAAGCGGGCTCGCCAACGGGGCGGCCGACAGGACCGATTTTATACATAGGCCGCGCCGTCAAGGTGATCTAA
- a CDS encoding phage holin family protein — translation MAILHHVAQVAATLAAIVQTRLALAAVEMEEESLRFLSYLALAMLALLCLFVGLVLIVFLVIVLFWDTHRIAAIAITAAVFIGAAIATLLGVRASFRSKPKLLSFTLSELNKDLDELQLLARRGSERP, via the coding sequence ATGGCTATCTTGCACCATGTCGCCCAAGTCGCAGCGACCCTCGCCGCCATCGTCCAGACCCGTCTGGCCCTGGCGGCCGTGGAAATGGAAGAAGAGTCGCTGCGCTTCCTGTCCTATCTGGCGCTGGCCATGCTGGCACTGCTGTGCCTGTTTGTCGGCCTGGTCTTGATCGTGTTCCTCGTCATCGTGCTGTTCTGGGATACGCACCGCATCGCCGCCATCGCCATCACGGCCGCCGTCTTCATCGGCGCCGCCATCGCCACCCTGCTGGGCGTGCGCGCCAGTTTCCGCAGCAAGCCGAAACTGCTGTCCTTCACACTTTCCGAACTGAACAAAGACCTGGACGAGCTGCAACTGCTGGCGCGCCGGGGATCGGAGCGGCCATGA
- a CDS encoding sigma-70 family RNA polymerase sigma factor, producing MPTLAAPYDYDAALRACARGEQQALHGLYQQESRYLLGVALRIVRQRALAEDVLHDAFLNIWRRAGSFDATRGSGKGWIYVVVRHQALDMARARAHELSADEDTVETLLHQRQGHDAGEAYADQADLGKLHDCLGHLDEAKRNSILYAYVDGCSHGEIAQRLQAPLGTVKAWVKRGLAALRECMG from the coding sequence TTGCCAACGCTAGCCGCCCCTTACGATTACGATGCCGCCCTGCGCGCCTGCGCCAGAGGCGAGCAGCAGGCATTGCACGGCCTGTACCAGCAGGAAAGCCGCTACCTTCTGGGCGTGGCCCTGCGCATCGTGCGCCAGCGGGCCCTGGCCGAAGACGTGCTGCACGACGCCTTCCTGAATATCTGGCGCCGCGCCGGCAGCTTCGACGCCACGCGCGGCAGCGGCAAGGGCTGGATCTATGTGGTGGTGCGGCACCAGGCGCTGGACATGGCGCGCGCCCGTGCCCATGAACTGTCAGCCGACGAGGATACCGTGGAAACCCTGCTGCACCAACGCCAAGGCCACGACGCGGGCGAGGCCTATGCCGACCAGGCTGACCTGGGCAAGCTGCACGATTGCCTCGGCCACCTGGATGAAGCCAAGCGCAATAGCATCCTGTATGCCTACGTCGATGGCTGTTCCCACGGCGAAATCGCGCAGCGTCTGCAAGCGCCGCTGGGGACCGTCAAAGCCTGGGTCAAGCGGGGCCTGGCCGCCTTGCGGGAGTGCATGGGATGA
- a CDS encoding glutathione peroxidase, with amino-acid sequence MTSIHDFQAEALDGTPIDLAQYKGKVLLIVNTASACGFTPQYQGLEALYRAFHDQGLVVLGFPCNQFRQQEPGSNAEIGAFCEKNFGVTFPLFAKVDVNGPHTHPLFAQLKQAAPGILGTQSIKWNFTKFLVRKDGSVFRRYATASKPASLAADIRQLLQE; translated from the coding sequence ATGACCAGCATCCACGATTTCCAGGCCGAGGCGCTCGACGGCACGCCGATCGACCTGGCGCAATACAAGGGTAAAGTGCTGCTGATCGTCAATACGGCCAGCGCCTGCGGCTTCACGCCGCAGTACCAGGGGCTCGAAGCGCTGTACCGCGCATTTCACGACCAGGGCCTGGTCGTGCTGGGTTTTCCCTGCAATCAATTCCGCCAGCAGGAACCGGGCTCGAATGCGGAGATCGGCGCCTTTTGCGAGAAAAACTTCGGCGTCACCTTCCCCCTGTTTGCCAAGGTCGACGTGAATGGCCCGCATACCCATCCCCTGTTTGCGCAATTAAAACAGGCGGCGCCCGGCATATTGGGCACGCAGTCGATCAAATGGAATTTCACCAAGTTTTTGGTGCGCAAGGATGGCAGCGTCTTTCGCCGCTATGCGACGGCCAGCAAACCGGCCAGTCTGGCAGCCGACATAAGGCAATTGCTACAGGAGTAA